In Antechinus flavipes isolate AdamAnt ecotype Samford, QLD, Australia chromosome 3, AdamAnt_v2, whole genome shotgun sequence, a genomic segment contains:
- the TLR7 gene encoding toll-like receptor 7, giving the protein MSSFPPVSTLHPTLKKQLKMVLLMRKLYRPFLILFHLFLWCKLPGARWFPKTLPCNVTQNIMEASVMVNCSNQHLTELPKGIPYNTTNLTLTINHIPKITPNSFDGLKNLVEIDFRCNCIPVRLGPKDHICLKRPKISFGSFKNLTNLKSLYLDGNQLSEIPLGLPSNLQLLSLEANHIFSITKENLTELDNLEILYLGQNCYFRNPCNVSFFIEKDAFQRLRNLTVLSLKADNLTTVPTTLPSSLRELYLYNNIIQSIEKDDFQNLNQLEILDLSGNCPRCFNVPFPCIPCPNNSALKIHKNAFDSLTELKFLRLHSNSLRNIPKSWFKNTKKLEELDLSQNFLAKEIGDAKFLYSLGTLIKLDLSFNYEPQIYRAYLNLSKAFASLKNLKILRLKGYVFKELKSNNLLSLQKLSHLEVLDLGTNFIKIAELGVLKKFQALKNIDLSVNKISPSGEPSQNGFCSMSRTSTEFHVSQVFESMHYFRYDEFARSCMFKSKEKPSLSLINNDCESYGKSLDLSRNNIFFINPSDFQDLSFLECLNLSGNSISQTLNGSEFQPLVKLKYLDFSNNKLDLLHPTAFQELQELEVLDISGNSHYFLSEGITHMLNFTKNLPVLKKLMMNRNDISTSTSTKMESESLSVLEFRGNRLDILWRDGDNRYLQFFRNLNKLEELDISENSLSFLPPGAFEGMPPNLKTLFLSKNNFKSFSWDKLIYLQNLETLDLSHNLLTSVPEVLSNCSKSLKKLILSNNYIRHLTKNFLQNAFQLRYLDLSSNKLHVIQKSSFPENVLNQLDTLLLHGNNFMCNCDAVWLVWWINQTEVTIPYLATEVICAGPGAHKGQSLISLNLYTCELDLTNSILYTVSVFIIFCLMVIPVTNHLYYWDVWYSYHFCKAKLTGYQRLVSPDFCYDAFIIYDTNDPKVTEWVFQELLENIESQGEKQFNLCLEERDWLPGKPVLENLSQSIQLSKKTVFVMTNAYVKSGNFKTAFYLSHQRLIDEKLDVIILIFLEKALQRSKYLQLRKRLCKRSILEWPTNPQAHPYFWQCLKNALATDNNTVYSKVFKETL; this is encoded by the exons ATGTCCAGCTTTCCTCCAGTGAGCACGTTGCATCCCACTttgaaaaaacaactaaaaatg GTGTTGCTCATGCGGAAATTATATAGACCATTCCTTATTCTCTTTCACCTTTTTCTATGGTGCAAACTTCCTGGAGCTAGATGGTTTCCTAAAACCTTGCCTTGTAACGTCACTCAGAACATTATGGAAGCCAGTGTAATGGTGAATTGCAGCAATCAACATCTCACAGAACTCCCAAAAGGAATTCCTTACAATACAACCAACCTGACCCTCACCATCAATCACATACCAAAAATTACCCCAAACTCCTTTGATGGCCTGAAAAATCTGGTGGAAATTGATTTCCGATGCAATTGTATTCCTGTCCGACTAGGGCCAAAAGATCACATATGCCTCAAAAGGCCAAAAATCAGTTTTGGCAGCTTTAAAAATCTCACTAACTTGAAGTCACTGTACTTGGATGGAAACCAGCTCTCTGAAATACCTTTAGGCCTTCCTTCCAATTTGCAGCTACTGAGTCTTGAAGCAAATCACATCTTTTCCATCACCAAAGAGAACCTGACTGAGTTGGACAACCTAGAAATTCTCTATCTGGGCCAAAATTGTTATTTCCGTAATCCTtgcaatgtttctttttttatagaaaaagatgCCTTTCAGAGACTGAGGAATTTAACAGTATTATCCTTAAAGGCTGACAATTTAACTACTGTTCCCACTACTTTACCATCCAGTTTAAGAGAGCTCTATCTTTATAACAATATTATCCAAAGCATTGAAAAGGATGATTTTCAAAACCTCAACCAATTAGAAATTCTTGACTTGAGTGGAAATTGCCCTCGTTGTTTCAACGTCCCATTTCCTTGTATCCCTTGTCCAAATAATAGTGCATTAAAGATCCATAAAAATGCTTTTGATTCTTtaactgaattaaaatttttgcGTCTCCATAGTAATTCACTACGGAATATACCTAAGAGTTGGtttaaaaacaccaaaaaacttGAAGAACTTGACCTTTCCCAAAACTTCCTGGCCAAAGAAATTGGAGATGCCAAGTTTTTATATTCTCTTGGCACTCTCATAAAACTGGATTTGTCTTTCAATTATGAACCACAAATCTATCGTGCTTATTTGAATTTGTCAAAAGCATTTGCTTCCctgaaaaatctgaaaatcttGAGGCTTAAAGGTTATGTCTTTAAGGAACTGAAAAGTAACAACCTCTTGTCCTTACAGAAGCTCTCACATCTTGAAGTGTTAGATCTTGGTACTaactttattaaaattgctgAACTGGGTGTGTTAAAAAAATTCCAAGCTCTGAAAAACATTGATCTTTCTGTTAATAAAATATCTCCTTCTGGAGAACCAAGTCAAAATGGATTTTGCTCAATGTCCAGGACTTCTACAGAGTTCCATGTTTCCCAAGTATTTGAATCCATGCATTATTTCAGATATGATGAATTTGCTCGAAGTTGCATGTTTAAAAGCAAAGAGAAACCTTCTCTCTCATTGATCAACAATGACTGTGAGTCATATGGAAAATCTTTGGATTTAagcagaaataatatattttttatcaatCCTAGTGATTTCCAGGACCTTTCTTTCCTGGAGTGTCTAAATCTATCAGGAAACAGCATTAGCCAGACTCTCAATGGCAGTGAATTTCAACCTTTAGTGAAATTGAAATACCTGGATTTCTCTAACAACAAACTTGATTTGCTTCACCCAACAGCTTTTCAGGAGCTGCAAGAGCTAGAAGTTCTAGATATTAGTGGTAATAGTCATTATTTTCTGTCAGAAGGGATCACTCATATGCTCAATTTCACCAAGAATCTCCCTGTTTTGAAAAAATTGATGATGAATAGGAATGATATCTCCACCTCCACCAGCACAAAAATGGAAAGTGAATCTTTAAGTGTTCTGGAATTCCGAGGAAATCGTTTAGATATTTTATGGAGAGATGGAGATAACCGATATTTGCAGTTCTTTAGGAATCTGAACAAGCTGGAGGAGTTAGATATTTCTGAAAATTCCCTCAGTTTTTTGCCTCCTGGAGCATTTGAGGGCATGCCTCCAAATCTGAAGACTCTCTTCTtgtccaaaaataattttaagtcttTCAGCTGGGACAAACTCATCTACCTTCAGAATCTGGAGACACTGGATCTCAGTCACAACCTTCTGACCAGTGTTCCTGAGGTATTAAGTAATTGTTCCAAAAGTCTCAagaaactgatactgagtaatAACTACATCCGTCACCTGACAAAAAATTTTCTCCAGAATGCTTTTCAGTTGAGGTATCTGGACCTTAGTTCAAATAAACTTCATGTCATTCAGAAGTCCAGTTTCCCAGAAAATGTCCTTAACCAGCTTGATACACTACTTTTACATGGCAACAACTTTATGTGTAACTGTGATGCTGTATGGTTGGTGTGGTGGATTAACCAAACAGAGGTCACCATTCCTTATTTGGCCACTGAAGTGATCTGTGCAGGACCAGGAGCACACAAAGGCCAGAGCTTGATTTCACTCAATTTATATACCTGTGAATTAGATTTGACTAATTCGATTTTGTACACTGTCTCAGTATTCATCATTTTTTGCCTGATGGTTATTCCAGTCACAAACCATTTATATTACTGGGATGTATGGTACAGCTATCATTTCTGCAAAGCCAAATTAACGGGATATCAGCGCCTAGTTTCACCAGATTTTTGTTATGATGCTTTTATTATCTATGATACCAATGATCCAAAGGTGACAGAATGGGTTTTCCAAGAGCTGCTGGAAAACATTGAAAGCCAAGGAGAGAAACAATTCAATTTGTGTCTTGAGGAACGAGATTGGTTGCCAGGAAAACCAGTTTTGGAAAACCTTTCCCAGAGTATACAACTAAGCAAAAAAACAGTATTTGTGATGACAAATGCTTACGTCAAGTCAGGGAATTTTAAGACAGCATTTTACTTGTCACATCAAAGGCTCATAGATGAAAAATTAGATGTGATCATTTTGATATTTCTTGAAAAAGCTCTTCAGAGATCAAAGTACCTCCAACTCAGAAAAAGATTGTGTAAGAGGTCCATCCTTGAGTGGCCCACTAATCCACAGGCTCACCCTTATTTCTGGCAGTGTTTGAAAAATGCCTTAGCCACAGACAATAACACAGTTTATAGTAAGGTGTTTAAAGAGACTCTCTAG